From Deltaproteobacteria bacterium, a single genomic window includes:
- a CDS encoding isochorismatase family protein, with protein MIKHVVLVKLKPEASPDQIDRMIAGYNSMKESIPDLLSWSMGPNLRRDGDYDYAMVAVCEDAESLQRYVDHPVHRQVAQEVGRPIIESREIADFEFDPEEEMWEPQVQEVWTELSDTVKPAHTALVVIDVQNDFCAPGGARMKGDLSFVEAMREPLKVMVEAARAAGVPVIYTQTSNDNEHDNGPILARRARVGLANAKYTVPGTPGWDVCDFVAPADGDVRIKKWHHSGFTNPRMDATLGRLGIKTLLFTGAATNGCVEATVRDAFARGYYNVVLEDCVAAYDADLQRYSLKNMATHFALVSTSREVQRVWAEQGVLAG; from the coding sequence ATGATCAAGCACGTCGTTCTCGTCAAGCTCAAGCCCGAGGCATCCCCCGATCAAATCGACCGGATGATCGCGGGCTACAATTCCATGAAGGAATCCATCCCGGACCTGCTGAGCTGGTCCATGGGACCCAACCTGCGCCGGGACGGCGACTACGACTACGCCATGGTGGCCGTCTGCGAGGACGCCGAAAGCCTCCAGCGCTACGTCGACCACCCGGTGCACCGGCAAGTGGCGCAGGAAGTCGGACGGCCCATCATCGAGTCGCGCGAGATCGCCGACTTCGAGTTCGACCCGGAAGAGGAGATGTGGGAGCCGCAGGTGCAGGAGGTGTGGACCGAGCTGTCGGACACGGTCAAACCCGCGCACACGGCGCTGGTGGTCATCGACGTGCAGAACGACTTCTGCGCTCCCGGGGGCGCGCGCATGAAGGGCGACCTGAGCTTCGTCGAGGCCATGCGCGAACCGCTGAAGGTCATGGTGGAAGCGGCTCGGGCCGCGGGCGTGCCGGTAATCTACACGCAGACCTCCAACGACAACGAGCACGACAACGGCCCCATCCTGGCGCGGCGCGCCCGAGTGGGGCTGGCCAACGCCAAGTACACCGTCCCGGGAACCCCGGGGTGGGACGTCTGCGACTTCGTGGCCCCCGCCGACGGCGACGTCCGCATCAAGAAGTGGCACCACAGCGGCTTCACCAACCCCAGGATGGACGCCACCCTGGGACGGCTGGGCATCAAGACGCTGCTGTTCACCGGCGCCGCCACCAACGGCTGCGTCGAGGCCACGGTGCGGGACGCCTTCGCCCGGGGCTACTACAACGTGGTGCTGGAAGACTGCGTTGCCGCCTACGACGCCGACCTGCAGCGCTACTCGCTCAAGAACATGGCCACGCATTTCGCCCTCGTGAGCACGAGCCGCGAGGTGCAGCGCGTGTGGGCGGAGCAGGGAGTGCTGGCGGGCTGA